The Silurus meridionalis isolate SWU-2019-XX chromosome 25, ASM1480568v1, whole genome shotgun sequence genomic interval tcttttcttccttgcCAGTTCCATTTCCTTCACTTATTTCGTTTCATTACTCATGTGCCTTTAcctctattttcttttcttatctttTCTGGAAGGAAACCCCACCCCCATCCCCCATTAGGTCAGGGTTGTGTTTGCTGTTCTGAGCAGTAGGATATCTGACAGATGTGGGATTTAAACACAGCCCTGGAGTGCAGCATTGACCTGTGTTTTAAACTTGCCATCACATGGGTTAAGTCATAAAGTTTTATTGCGTTCTATAGATATTTCCATTGGCAGTAATTCACAGGAGCAGCGTTAAATGTCACAGAGTCTCTGCTGCGTCAAAAGTTCAAGTGGTGTTGTTTTTTCTCCACCTTGCCAAGTGTTACCATGACAACAAGCTACGTCATTAATAATGCCCACTTTCAGCACGTCGGGTATGAAGGTGTcgacgtgatttttttttttatttgactgattgACATATCGACTTTCCAGCTAAAAGGCATAACAGCTGCTTTTCTCCATATCTGAATGAACAATACTTTTCCTTCACTTCCAGAATATAGAAGCtcaatcaaatataaaatattgctcctttatatatttctaaaagACTTTGGTTGTTTGTAGGTGAAATTCTATGGTCATGTAACCATGAACAGAGCTGAACCTGGTGATGGGGATTTCCACATAAAGACAACAACAATTATTCAGGAAGGGTGGAGTGACAACactaataatgaaacaaaaagaaaatgctgatcACTTGCATCGAGCAATGTAGTGAGCAGTggtggtctgtctgtctttctgtctatctaaaatctataaatatatacatatatgtatataagtttGAGTGCCAGGATATCAGTTATATAATTGCAGTGCATAGACACTTTGATATGAAGAGAGTTTTGCGTTCACACACTGGTTTATAGAGACTGGTAAGATGAAACTACACCAATCAGCCTCTCCAATAAACCCACCTGAATAATATCGTGCTGCCAAAACTGCTCTGACCTGCCAAAGACCTCTGAAGATGTGCTGTAGGTTAGGGTGAggaaaattccaggaattttcaagactgaaaAATTTCCATGAGAATTAATAGGAGAATTAATAATCGCAGGTAACGGGGAACTTGAATGTagttgaaaaagaaaatcttgcaggagaattttgtttaaaacgatttaaaatgtgctttttaggCAAActttatgaaatattaaagaataatgtgtgtgtgtgtgtgtgtgtgtgtgtgtgtgtgtgtgtgtgtgtgtgtgtgcataaaggTCAGTACATCATGGCAAGCAACGCAGCTAAGCAGTTTTCTCATGAAGATGATTGTCAGTGTTGTTTAACTGAAGATCAGCTCGACTCTATCAGAAACAACAATGGTAagaagtcacacacacacacacacacacactcacaaatattgcacaaataatacacacacacccaatcaCACATACTTCTGTATTCAAAGCCATTATTGTGGAAAAGATGGTATAAACATGCTCTCACATgctataataacattataacctGGTCACGTGTGTTATATGAAGTAACTGACGATTTCACTGGATTAACGTTAATAATGGCCCCCTCCTTACCCCTTTAGTTATAATATGTGTTCACAGCTGTGTGTTTGAGCGTATGTGCTGACGGCTGTGTTCATATTACCATCATTTAGCAAACACATATCCTAGCTATTTCTAGCCATTTTTATGGTTGCCAGATTGTtccaataaatgtttttttattaggttATAGCCAAATTGCCATGTGCTAGTATTTCTGAGTTTGATTcatgatttataatcattttgtCCACAATTAGAGATTGTCTAATTTACCACAAGGAAACAGAAACGGTTGAGCCAATTAAACTCGATTTCCTACACAAATTTAACTCTATACAAACCTGATTTCAACATATTTATACGTAGTCGAACTtcgttgtttttcttttatatgatGAATCCCCGTTTTTAAAACTTAACTATGGACtgaaattttttataataaatatcaaGCCAGACATCTGACAGAAAGAGGGATCCAAGAAAATATCAAGTTTTCCAAAGTCTTTATTTGCAAACACACGACATTATGAGAATagacaaaaaatacacaaaaatatataactagCATATCCGATTTAAGTATGAGAACTATTAAAATGCAtctaaaaatatgtaaatactagttaaaaaacaacaacaacactatAATAATTGCTAAAAAATTTAAGCAAGCATGTACATTTATACGTATTaacattgttttataaaaaactaGGTGAGAAATGTTTAAGTGGAACTGGTGAATTGCAGGAACGGTATTTTAGCAGGGAACGTATGCCTTCTGAAGCACTTCTGACCAATTTATTTTCTCCTCCAACATTCCTGATCACTTGATAAGAAGCTAATAATTTTTGTGGTCCCTGGCCCAGTGACCGTACATCCCACATGTATAGCATTCGTTTAGACTGACCTCTGCGCCCCCTCCAGGTCTTCGGCAATTGGCTTTAGTGTGGTACATTCTACCACAGTTCGAGCACATGACATCATTTGCAGCTGGCATCAGCATACTGTCAATAAGCTTGGCTTTGATCAGCAGTTCATCAGAGCTTTTGGGATTCTGCATCTTTAAGGCTTGATAGCGCTTTCCCGCCTTCTCTATGACGTTACATATAAAATGTGGGTCATTCCTGTTCGGCTCCATGTTGTCCACCCCGTGGGAGCAGTACAGCCTGAACTTCTCCTCAAAATACTCCTCAAATGTTTCTCCTCTCTTTCGCATCTGGTGGTAGTACAGCTCGAACAATTCAGTGCCTGGCCCCAGAGCTTCTGTCACGCACCTCCAGAGCTTTTCCAACTGTCTTCCTATCATTGCAGGGTTGGAAAATATCACCTCATTCAGGTCTTGGTTGCCGAAATTCAGTTTTATCGACTGCCAAGCTTTAAGAGGGCACTTTGTTTGGACGATTGTCAAGATGTCCTGAGGATCCACTTCTCCTTTGAGGACCCAACTCTTTATCTTGGCCCAGAACTCATAGTTCGAGTGTTTATACTGCAAGTCTGGGAGTTCATTAAGAAGAGCATAGAACGATCTCTGCCGGATGGCATTGTATGTCACAGGTACTGGAAGGCTTACAGAGTTTTTGGAGCCGTCACAAGAAGCGCTAGAATTTGAAATCTCCTTTTTGAGCTGTTCAGTTTCTGCTTCCTGTTCATGCAGTCTCTGTTTTAGTGAGGTGATCTTTTTCTTTTGAGTGTCGATTTTAGACTCGAGTTGTACTATTTTAGCGGAATTGTTAGACATCTGGTGATTCAGCCGAACGTTTTCGTCTTCCGCTTTCAGGAGTTTCCGTCTCAGCTGATTGATCTCGTCTTCTTGAGACTTAGTTTTCTCCTCAAGCTGCAACACTTTGCTTTGGCATCTGTCCAGTTGCTTGACTACTCGGGTATAGTGAGCAGCCATGACGGCCATcgcgtttttgtttttctttttaccttctTTGAACTGCTCCCACCAGTTGCTGCAGTCGGCGGCGGTTCCTGATTCAGGGTATCggttctttttctctttagcCAAATGCTTGAACGCACGCTTGCTTCCTTTCGCTGTTAACTCGCCACACAGTACCATGTCTTCTGCCAGGTTTTTAGGCATAAGTGGCTCAAACATTTTGGAGATTCTTTCAATCTGTCAAAttgcaaaatgaaaacaattgtTACTATGagaaaactgcattttatttgtatacggTGTAGcaatgtaatttttaaatagttgtatTATTGCATTCTTCTGTATTGTGAACTGTTcatgcatatataaatatatacacatcatacatCTTTAGGAGACAAATGAATAACAGCATAAACTACATGATTACGTGCTGGATGGAGGTTTGCCAGCTTCCAATGCTCCTTTGGATGAAACAAAGTGGCAAGATATCACCTGGTCTCCTGCTGTTTTGGTGACCATTTGTTCATGAGTTAACCAATGATCTGAGAGAATGCCAAAGCTGTGTGAAACTTTCAGTATTTATATGATAATAAagtggtgtgagagagagagagagttttctgagccccccaaccccccaaaaaatgtgtttaaatccACTATGCTAAGTTCTTATTAAAGTTGGTCTTTATGGGCTTGTCTGCAATAAAGCAATTCGCTGGGAAAAAGTTTACGACAACTGCTAATTGTTTTAGAAGTtcaatttttaaatgaacacaaCTAAACTGCAGAATTTCTAGAGAGTATGTTTAGAAAATGTTCCCTCTGAACTCCTGAAAAACAAGTTTCCAAGGTCTCAAACACACAAGACCCTTTTTCTCATTGTATCTGTTTCACCTACATGGTCATAATACGGAAATTTTGATAAATAAAGTCTTGAACAAGTGGCATTGTTTAAACAAAACCATACACACCGTGTTGCCTGCATGATTTAGGACCGAGGACCGAGTAGCAAATACAggaaacatttaataatttcaAGAATCGGCTTAAAACCACTCACCCAATTCACCCCAAAGTTCTCTTTCCTGGTGTGTCTTTATTCTGTAGTTAAGCTCCAGTTGTGAAAGAGCTTAACTGAAAAATGACTGAAGCAGAGAGAGTGAAGGGGAAGTCCCAACTCCTCCTCAAGCGTGAAGAACAGTTCACAAAGGTGACGTAGGGTTGGTTAACAGCAGGAAGGTTGTTTTTCTGTCAAGATTTCTTTGAAGGCTCTGCTGCACAATAGTGAATGGGATGAGTAACAGACTTTCCACCAGATTAGAGCCTAAATTCTGTATTAAGTTGTGTAGTTTTGGTGAAAATGTCCCTGCAAGTAAGGATTAAACAATAGATTTTAATCAAATATTAGAGCTGGAGAAAATGCCCAGTAGAGCATCTGTGAACATTCAATGTGAACATGTTATTATATCATTCTTCTGTTGGACAGAAATTGATGGAATTCTTAAAGAAAAACTCTTTATATTGGTCGAATCacttaaacaatttatttaatgttttttttttccttgtgggAAACAACAGGATTCATATGGTGATTGTCTGGACCTTGAGTTTCAAGAGTTTACTGTGTAAAATCAAGttgtatcaaaatgttttctttcttcaaaaGGTTAGGGGGAGATATGAGAAACGGGAGGCAAAACCAGAACCCAGGCCTTGACCCTGTTCTTTTAGAATAAACAATTTTAGTGTTATCTTTATTACCATGGCTGTTTCTAGTCTCCCACCCAAACACCCCAATCATTCAGGACCTTCCATAGAAAAGGATAAACACTTTCAATAATCAGTGCAAAATTGCCTTAATTAAAGTAAGtaatcatatactgtatactaaattttaatagaaaaacaagtatacattttaaaagctaAATTACTTTAACACGACAATAGAATACGTTATTAGCTATAAACATAATACAATAATGCACAGTTCTcagttttcaataaaataacTATGACCCTCCATGTTTTAAGGAAAGTAACTAGTAAACGACTGCAAGGACTTAAAACAAATATACCTGTGCAAATTTGAGCATAaatgctaaatgccgcaaatatAATAAGTTATCAAAATACGCCAAAATACTACtgctactaatactaataataatttttttggtgGGGTGGGGGTGAGGGCATGGGTGAGGGACAAGGCAGGGTCGCTCACTGGGAGGCCGAAACCCCCTAACACCAAGATTAACCTATAGTGCTTCTAAGCTTTAACCTATCCATTATCACATGTTTGTTTCATGaatgaaatatgttttttctGGTACACAGACAAGTCAGTATATACTAAGCAGCACTTAATGGCTGATCAGAATAAACACACCTaagcacaacatattttgtTCTTGGGAGATGTTTTGTCAAGAGTAATCAATGTGTCAAACAGAACAGATAAAGTTGAAGTTGTGGCCCGGCTAGCACAGGAGTGGCTATACGTGAAATACACCACGGAGCAACTTTCTGCTCTTATGTTTATTCAGTGCCCGGTCAAGTGCTTCCTCATATTTGACGTGTTGCCCGTCTTGGCAGCAATTATCTTATTGCAAATATTGCATCACACGCTATTGTTGACCTGCGATGtcgtatggtttagagacagtggcattgactaaaagacaggaggtggagctggaggtagcaaagctgaagatgctgagatgtttattgttagtgacaacgatggacagatTTAGAAACAAATTTATTAAAGGGACATGTAGGACATaggacttctcccattaggggtctccacagtgtATCATCCGTCTCCTTACCACcatgatccactgtggagacccctggtgggagaagctgaaagaagacgAGGAAGAAGTGTTAGTTTGATTATTTTGTTACATATTGTTGTGTTAGCCAGGCATGACATCTaagaattttgtgtgtgtgtgtgtgtgtgtgtgtgtgtgtgtgtgtgtgtgttctttagaCGAACGTGAGTTCTTTGTGGTGCATTACCTGGACGACCTAAAGGAAAGGGGCGTGTCTCCGATGCTCAATAACACGCCAATCACCTGCAGAGTGGAGAACACTGAGAGATATACCACTCGctccaaggtgtgtgtgtgtgtgtgtgtgtgtgtgtgtgtgtgtgtgtgtgtgtgtgtgtccaattGATAATGCATTTTTTGCCAAAATAAGTATAAGCCTAATACTTGTTTAATTGTTATgcatgctttgtgtgtgtgtgtgtgtgtgtgtgtgtgtgtgcaggtacgCGTTTGTTCTCTGTATACAGTGCGTCTGACTCATGGTGAATTCACCTGGACCATTAAGAAGAAGTATAAACATTTCACAGACCTGCACAGAGATCTGTACAAGCACAAGATGATGCTGCAGTTCCTCCCACTCGGGAGGTGAGAgcccacacacacttctacacacacttacacacatactaacacacatctatacacatctacacacacttacGCACATCTACATTCATCTAaacacttctacacacactaacacacatttatacacatctacacacacttataaacatctacacatctatacacatctacacacacctataaacatctacacatctatacacatctacacacatttatacacatctacacaaacttacatacatatacacaactctatacacatctccacaaacttacacatctatacacatctacacacacacacacacttccacacatcTACTCACTTACACATCTACAAACATCTACACATCTAGACATctagacacacatacacgcaagtacaaacatttacacacatctatacacatttacccatatttacacacatctacacacatctatacacatcttcacacacttacacacatctacacacatctatacacatatgcacacatgtgcacacatctacacacagccacacacacttacacacatttacagacatCTACACATATCTGCTTACATCATACttatgtcttttggcacactgacttataagGATTGGtgttccctgtgactgtgcatgcagcctcatgctgccatctgttggtgtgttaatACCACCTTGTACACGACTACACACGTCCACACACTTTTGGACACATGCTGTACATTAGGCCCCTAACATTTGATATAGAAAGTATAGTTTTAAGAATCATAGTTTTaagaataatttattaaatgtgtatgtgtgtgtgtgtgtgtgtgtatcaggtttGCCATTCAGCGGCAGCAGCTGGAGAGCATGACTGAGGAGATGCCCTCACTGCACGGCACAGAGAGAATGGGCCGGACATCCAGCAAACCGGTACACGTTCACTTCTTACGCATTATTGTTATAGAAATGTGTTCACTGtttaataattgtgtgtgtgtgtgtgtgtgtgtgtgtgtgtgtgattcagaaATACCTCGAAGAGTACCTTAACAGCCTTCTGGACAACTCTTTCTGCAAGAACTACAGTGGCATGGTgagaacccacacacacacacacacacacacacacacacacacatacacacacatacacacgtacacacaaaaaaaaacacttctagTAATCACTTGCTTGCTTGTGCTTTCAGCTGGAGTTCCTCAGCATCAGCCCGCTCTCCTTCATCAAAGATCTTGGACCCAAAGGCTTGTGAgtacttgtgtgtatgtgcatgattgtgtgtgtgtgtgtgtgtgtgtgtgtgtgtgtgtgtgtgtgtgtaaataaggtGACAAGATGATTTCTGAGTAttcctcgctctctctcttttagggAGGGGTTTATTTTGAAGAGGTCAGGAGGTCACCGGATCCATGGCTTCAAATGCTTCGGCCACCATCAGTTGTGTTTCCGCTGGTCTCAACGCTGGCTTGTTGTCAAGGACTCGTTTCTGCTCTACATGTCCAGGTCTCACACAatctctcacactcttttcACCTTACACTCATCTACACACACtgatgtgtaactgtgtgtttaTTAAGTATGTGCTTCATGTGTATCTGATTGCAGAGATCGGGGTCTGGTGTCCTTCGTGCTCCTCTTTGACCCCTGTATGCAGGTTCTGGTGGATCGCAGGCAGACTGCCACAAAGCACGGCGTGTGCATCAAGAGTGTCGGCAGGTGCGGTGGCAGTTTGGGAATGGGTTCATTCTGTTATTATAATCATTCATGTAGTGAAGGACAAATGTCTTTCAAAACACTGAAACCTGTGTTCCTCATTATCACcttctttttattattggaaAGATTTATCTGGTAATTTGTTTTCTTATACAAAACATAGCACTTGTAGGCCATGACCATCTGAGATGATTTATTACACAAGGGACAGGCggttcttttaataaaaaaaaaaagctccttaAGGCCAAAGTTTCCATTTAAATA includes:
- the LOC124379043 gene encoding uncharacterized protein LOC124379043, which encodes MFEPLMPKNLAEDMVLCGELTAKGSKRAFKHLAKEKKNRYPESGTAADCSNWWEQFKEGKKKNKNAMAVMAAHYTRVVKQLDRCQSKVLQLEEKTKSQEDEINQLRRKLLKAEDENVRLNHQMSNNSAKIVQLESKIDTQKKKITSLKQRLHEQEAETEQLKKEISNSSASCDGSKNSVSLPVPVTYNAIRQRSFYALLNELPDLQYKHSNYEFWAKIKSWVLKGEVDPQDILTIVQTKCPLKAWQSIKLNFGNQDLNEVIFSNPAMIGRQLEKLWRCVTEALGPGTELFELYYHQMRKRGETFEEYFEEKFRLYCSHGVDNMEPNRNDPHFICNVIEKAGKRYQALKMQNPKSSDELLIKAKLIDSMLMPAANDVMCSNCGRMYHTKANCRRPGGGAEVSLNECYTCGMYGHWARDHKNY